Proteins encoded within one genomic window of Pongo pygmaeus isolate AG05252 chromosome 18, NHGRI_mPonPyg2-v2.0_pri, whole genome shotgun sequence:
- the TERF2IP gene encoding telomeric repeat-binding factor 2-interacting protein 1, whose product MAEAMDLGKDPNGPTHSSTLFVRDDGSSMSFYVRPSPAKRRLSTLILHGGGTVCRVQEPGAVLLAQPGEALAEASGDFISTQYILDCVERNERLELEAYRLGPASAADTGSEAKPGALAEGAAEPEPQRLAGRIAFTDADDVAILTYVKENARSPSSVTGNALWKAMEKSSLTQHSWQSLKDRYLKHLRGQEHKYLLGDAPVSPSSQKLKRKAEEDPEAADSGEPQNKRTPDLPEEEYVKEEIQENEEAVKKMLVEATREFEEVVVDESPPDFEIHITMCDDDPPTPEEDSETQPDEEEEEEEEKVSQPEVGAAIKIIRQLMEKFNLDLSTVTQAFLKNSGELEATSAFLASGQRADGYPIWSRQDDIDLQKDDEDTREALVKKFGAQNVARRIEFRKK is encoded by the exons ATGGCGGAGGCGATGGATTTGGGCAAAGACCCCAACGGGCCCACCCATTCCTCGACTCTGTTCGTGAGGGACGACGGCAGCTCCATGTCCTTCTACGTGCGGCCCAGCCCGGCCAAGCGTCGGCTGTCGACGCTCATCCTGCACGGCGGCGGCACCGTGTGCCGAGTGCAGGAGCCCGGGGCCGTGCTGCTGGCCCAGCCCGGGGAGGCGCTGGCCGAGGCCTCGGGTGATTTCATCTCCACGCAGTACATCCTGGACTGCGTGGAGCGCAACGAGaggttggagctggaggcctaTCGGCTGGGCCCCGCCTCGGCGGCGGACACCGGCTCGGAAGCAAAGCCCGGGGCCCTGGCCGAGGGCGCCGCGGAGCCGGAGCCGCAGCGGCTCGCGGGGCGGATCGCCTTCACGGATGCGGACGACGTAGCCATCCTGACCTACGTGAAGGAAAATGCCCGCTCGCCCAGCTCCGTCACTGGTAACGCCTTGTGGAAAGCGATGGAGAAGAGCTCGCTCACGCAGCATTCGTGGCAGTCCCTGAAGGACCGCTACCTCAAGCACCTGCGGGGCCAGGAGCATAAGTACCTGCTGGGGGACGCGCCGGTGAGCCCCTCCTCTCAGAAGCTCAAGCGGAAGGCGGAGGAGGACCCGGAGGCCGCGGATAGCGGGG AACCACAGAATAAGAGAACTCCAGATTTGCCTGAAGAAGAGTATGTGAAGGAAGAAATCCAGGAGAATGAAGAAGCAGTCAAAAAGATGCTTGTGGAAGCCACCCGGGAGTTTGAGGAGGTTGTG GTGGATGAGAGCCCTCCTGATTTCGAAATACATATAACTATGTGTGATGATGATCCACCCACGCCTGAGGAAGACTCAGAAACACAGCctgatgaggaggaagaagaagaagaagaaaaagtttctCAACCAGAGGTGGGAGCTGCCATTAAGATCATTCGGCAGTTAATGGAGAAGTTTAACTTGGATCTATCAACAGTTACACAGGCCTTCCTAAAAAATAGTGGTGAGCTGGAGGCTACTTCCGCCTTCTTAGCATCTGGTCAGAGAgctgatggataccccatttggTCCCGACAAGATGACATAGATTTGCAAAAAGATGATGAGGATACCAGAGAGGCATTGGTCAAAAAATTTGGTGCTCAGAATGTAGCTCGGAGGATTGAATTTCGAAAGAAATAA